The Mycolicibacterium doricum genome includes a region encoding these proteins:
- a CDS encoding AI-2E family transporter: MSHAAHGVWCAINFVVQTVIQPKVVGDSAGLSVTLAMAALIFWGWVLGAFGALLAIPLTLLAKTLLVDVDPAARWSDVLLSSKAAEPDREGIHG, from the coding sequence GTGTCTCACGCTGCTCATGGTGTATGGTGCGCCATCAACTTCGTGGTGCAAACGGTGATCCAACCGAAGGTCGTCGGGGACAGCGCCGGCCTGTCGGTAACGCTGGCGATGGCCGCGCTGATCTTCTGGGGCTGGGTGCTCGGCGCGTTCGGTGCGCTGCTGGCGATCCCGTTGACCCTGCTCGCCAAGACGCTGCTGGTGGACGTCGACCCGGCCGCCCGGTGGTCGGACGTGCTGCTGAGCAGCAAGGCCGCCGAACCGGACCGGGAGGGCATCCACGGTTGA
- a CDS encoding MOSC domain-containing protein, with product MSRVLSVNIARPRPNPAKTTGLTGIDKVPTGDAVTVRAPGPMRSGLGSGLTDDVIGNKKLHGGDDQAVYAYAREDLDQWQTKLHRPLANGNFGENFSTCGVDVTGAHIGERWQVGTGGLLLEVTAPRTPCRTFAAFLEIPDLIKTFTAAAVPGAYLRVIRPGMVRAGDEVTVLHRPDHGITVGFVFRAITREPDLLPRLLGIDALPHDITKMARERSAKQA from the coding sequence GTGTCACGCGTCCTCTCCGTCAACATCGCCCGGCCACGTCCCAACCCCGCCAAGACCACCGGGCTCACCGGCATCGACAAGGTGCCCACCGGCGACGCGGTCACGGTGCGGGCGCCCGGCCCGATGCGCAGCGGCCTCGGCAGCGGTCTGACCGACGACGTCATCGGCAACAAGAAGCTGCACGGCGGCGACGATCAGGCGGTCTATGCCTACGCGCGCGAGGATCTCGACCAGTGGCAGACCAAGCTGCACCGGCCGCTGGCCAACGGCAACTTCGGGGAGAACTTCAGCACCTGCGGCGTCGACGTCACCGGTGCTCACATCGGTGAGCGGTGGCAGGTGGGCACCGGAGGTCTGCTGCTCGAGGTGACCGCACCGCGCACCCCGTGCCGGACCTTCGCGGCGTTCCTCGAGATCCCCGACCTCATCAAGACGTTCACCGCGGCCGCCGTGCCCGGCGCCTATCTCCGGGTGATCCGTCCCGGCATGGTGCGGGCCGGCGACGAGGTGACGGTGCTCCACCGCCCCGACCACGGCATCACTGTCGGATTCGTGTTCCGCGCGATCACCCGGGAACCCGACCTGCTCCCGCGGTTACTCGGCATCGACGCCCTGCCCCACGACATCACCAAGATGGCGCGCGAACGCAGCGCGAAGCAGGCCTGA
- a CDS encoding lipid-transfer protein, which produces MPQKVFVVGVGMTKFEKPGRREGWDYPQMAKESGTNALADAGIDYSEVEHGFVGYCSGDSTSGQRALYELGMTGIPVVNVNNNCSTGSTALYLAAQTIRGGLADCAIALGFEKMQPGSLGGGASDRESPLGRHVKAMAEIDEFAMPVAPWMFGAAGREHMRQHGSTAEHFAKIGFKNHKHSVNNPYAQFQDAYTLDDILGSRMISDPITKLQCSPTSDGSGAAIVASEAFVDKHGLAERAVEIVGQAMTTDFTSTFDGSAKNLIGYDMNVKAAQQVYEQSGLGPADFQVIELHDCFSANELLLYEALGLCGEGEAPKLIDNDDTTYGGRWVVNPSGGLISKGHPLGATGLAQCAELTWQLRGTADARQVDDVNAALQHNIGLGGAAVVTAYQRANR; this is translated from the coding sequence ATGCCACAGAAGGTGTTCGTCGTCGGCGTAGGGATGACGAAGTTCGAGAAGCCCGGCCGCCGGGAGGGCTGGGACTACCCGCAGATGGCCAAGGAGTCGGGCACCAACGCGCTCGCCGACGCCGGCATCGACTACTCCGAAGTGGAGCACGGCTTCGTCGGGTACTGCTCGGGTGACTCGACGTCGGGCCAGCGCGCCCTCTACGAACTCGGCATGACCGGCATCCCGGTGGTCAACGTCAACAACAACTGCTCGACCGGGTCGACGGCGCTGTACCTTGCCGCGCAGACCATCCGCGGCGGGTTGGCCGACTGCGCCATCGCCCTGGGCTTCGAGAAGATGCAGCCCGGATCGCTGGGCGGCGGGGCGAGCGACCGGGAGTCGCCGCTGGGCCGCCACGTCAAGGCGATGGCAGAGATCGACGAGTTCGCGATGCCGGTGGCCCCATGGATGTTCGGTGCGGCTGGGCGCGAACACATGCGTCAGCACGGTTCGACTGCCGAGCATTTCGCGAAGATCGGCTTCAAGAACCACAAGCATTCGGTCAACAACCCGTACGCCCAGTTCCAGGACGCGTACACCCTCGACGATATCCTGGGCTCGCGGATGATCTCCGACCCGATTACCAAGCTGCAATGTTCGCCCACTTCCGACGGTTCCGGTGCGGCGATCGTGGCCAGCGAGGCGTTCGTCGACAAGCACGGCCTCGCCGAGCGCGCCGTCGAGATCGTCGGCCAGGCGATGACCACGGATTTCACCAGCACGTTCGACGGCAGCGCCAAGAACCTCATCGGCTACGACATGAACGTCAAAGCCGCGCAACAGGTCTACGAGCAGTCGGGCCTGGGCCCCGCCGACTTTCAGGTCATCGAACTGCACGACTGCTTCTCGGCCAACGAACTCCTGCTGTACGAGGCGTTGGGCCTGTGCGGCGAGGGTGAGGCGCCCAAACTGATCGACAACGACGACACCACCTACGGCGGGCGGTGGGTGGTCAACCCGTCGGGCGGCCTGATCTCCAAGGGCCACCCACTCGGCGCGACCGGTCTGGCGCAGTGCGCGGAGTTGACCTGGCAGCTGCGGGGGACCGCCGACGCGCGTCAGGTCGACGACGTCAACGCGGCGCTGCAGCACAACATCGGGTTGGGGGGTGCGGCGGTGGTCACCGCATACCAGCGGGCCAACCGCTGA
- a CDS encoding YncE family protein, giving the protein MANIFTGKQTPVAAPEATGLTAHDPRVAVLAAAALPRGPVGDIAIDTASGFVVTTNSADRSISVLDADTLACAKVVAVGGDPGLVAVAEGRAYVTTSSLHDDAVTVVDTRAGAVIARYPLALTATAMAITPDGKRLYIGRTGDHDVDVAVLDTAAERFGTIGIGYRPGATLDAIRVDAAGRRLYVATTGLAGSALLTVDTETARVVRRLRLPSPIRDLALGRDGLAYVLRSDRRHGGSIDVVDLRANAVIDSVAIGGAPTQLVVDADGARAYVVDYDRVAVFDAMSCKILDEITGDGSSPACVGVRDDGRRLYVADFAGVMTSLAVPSATPRTRSRLGVADPIVRPDLRELSPAV; this is encoded by the coding sequence ATGGCAAATATTTTCACGGGTAAGCAGACGCCCGTCGCCGCTCCGGAGGCGACGGGTCTGACCGCACACGACCCACGGGTCGCGGTGCTCGCCGCCGCGGCGTTGCCGCGGGGACCGGTCGGCGACATCGCCATCGACACCGCGTCCGGGTTCGTGGTGACGACCAACTCCGCGGACCGTTCGATCTCCGTGCTCGATGCCGACACTCTCGCCTGCGCCAAAGTGGTGGCGGTGGGCGGTGACCCGGGCCTCGTCGCCGTGGCGGAGGGCCGCGCCTACGTCACCACGTCCTCGCTGCACGACGACGCGGTCACCGTGGTCGACACGCGGGCGGGCGCCGTCATCGCCCGCTACCCGCTGGCCCTAACAGCGACGGCGATGGCCATAACCCCAGACGGTAAGCGGCTCTACATCGGCCGCACGGGCGACCACGACGTCGACGTCGCCGTACTCGACACCGCGGCGGAGCGCTTCGGCACCATCGGGATCGGCTACCGGCCCGGGGCCACCCTGGATGCCATCCGCGTCGACGCCGCAGGGCGTCGGCTGTACGTGGCGACGACCGGGCTCGCGGGCAGTGCGCTGCTGACCGTCGACACGGAGACCGCGCGGGTGGTCAGGCGGTTGCGGCTCCCGTCGCCGATCCGCGATCTCGCCCTCGGGCGCGACGGTCTGGCGTACGTCCTGCGCTCCGACCGCCGCCACGGTGGCAGCATCGACGTCGTCGACCTGCGCGCCAACGCCGTGATCGACTCGGTCGCGATCGGCGGCGCCCCCACGCAGTTGGTCGTCGATGCCGACGGGGCACGGGCGTACGTCGTTGACTACGACCGGGTCGCCGTGTTCGACGCGATGAGCTGCAAGATCCTCGACGAGATCACCGGCGACGGATCATCTCCCGCCTGCGTGGGCGTGCGCGACGACGGCCGCCGGCTCTATGTCGCCGACTTCGCCGGGGTCATGACCTCTCTGGCCGTGCCGTCGGCCACACCGCGGACACGTTCGCGTCTCGGCGTGGCCGATCCGATCGTCAGGCCCGACCTGCGCGAACTTTCGCCCGCCGTCTAA
- a CDS encoding peptidoglycan recognition protein family protein, whose protein sequence is MPHVAVRSGDPVWLADAARVEGLAVVEYAGWLRRGHGDFRDIRGVMVHHTGSDTATAASIAEGRPDLPGPLSQLHIARDGTVTTVAAGLAWHAGAGRYRWLPADTGNRHTIGIECANSGTNATAPHRTNWPDAQYLTLVGCCAAIMRCLGFSAARTIGHREYAGRAQGKWDPGAIDTDILRADVQARIGTVPDSMRLELSRGSVGEAVAKVQRRLKHAYRSYAGHLDVDGVYGPATEDAVREFQRRTPGLRLEGIVGPATAAALRFTTG, encoded by the coding sequence GTGCCACACGTAGCCGTGCGGTCCGGCGATCCGGTCTGGCTCGCCGACGCCGCACGCGTTGAGGGCCTCGCGGTGGTCGAGTACGCAGGGTGGTTGCGGCGCGGCCACGGCGATTTTCGCGACATCCGCGGGGTGATGGTGCACCACACGGGATCGGACACCGCGACCGCCGCCTCGATCGCCGAGGGCCGCCCGGACCTTCCCGGGCCGCTGTCGCAGCTGCACATCGCCCGTGATGGCACTGTGACCACCGTCGCCGCCGGCCTCGCCTGGCATGCGGGTGCCGGGCGGTATCGGTGGCTGCCGGCGGACACGGGGAACCGGCACACCATCGGCATCGAATGCGCCAACAGCGGGACCAACGCCACTGCGCCGCACCGCACGAACTGGCCGGACGCGCAGTACCTCACTCTGGTGGGTTGCTGTGCGGCGATCATGCGGTGTCTGGGCTTCAGCGCCGCCCGCACGATCGGCCACCGGGAGTACGCGGGACGGGCCCAGGGCAAGTGGGACCCCGGCGCCATCGACACGGACATCCTGCGCGCCGACGTGCAAGCCCGGATAGGTACGGTGCCCGATTCGATGCGGCTGGAGCTGTCCCGCGGCTCGGTGGGCGAGGCGGTCGCGAAGGTACAGCGGCGGCTAAAACACGCCTACCGCAGTTACGCGGGACACCTCGACGTCGACGGCGTCTACGGCCCGGCGACCGAGGACGCGGTCCGGGAGTTCCAGCGCAGAACGCCGGGTCTGCGGCTCGAAGGCATCGTCGGGCCGGCCACCGCCGCGGCGCTACGGTTCACGACCGGGTAG
- a CDS encoding esterase family protein, whose translation MAQRFSGWRWTRTLGTVLLAALLPVSLTMAPGATAYSRDGLPVETLEVPSAAMGRNIGVQFQGGGPHSVYLLDGLRAQEDANGWDINTAAFEWFYESGVSVVMPVGGQSSFYADWYQPAANSAGVVTYKWETFLTQELPGWLAANRGQDPRGNAVVGLSMSGGAALNLATWYPTQFVFASSLSGYLNPSAGLWPTLIGFAMKDAGGFNPQNMWGPTSDVAWRRNDPMVNVGRLAANGTALWVYCGGGVAAELDTGNDFGGNFSAGYLENITLSTNKEFQQKYLAAGGHNAVFNFPAKGTHSWGYWGAQLQAMKPDLLRVLGVGVAPPPPPPAASVPAPPVPPAIAPAGPPPAPGP comes from the coding sequence GTGGCGCAGCGATTCAGCGGCTGGAGATGGACACGGACTTTGGGTACGGTGCTGCTCGCCGCGCTGCTGCCGGTGTCGTTGACGATGGCGCCGGGCGCGACCGCGTACTCCCGCGACGGGCTACCCGTCGAGACGCTCGAGGTGCCGTCGGCGGCGATGGGGCGCAACATCGGTGTCCAATTCCAGGGTGGCGGACCGCATTCGGTGTATCTGCTCGATGGTCTGCGCGCGCAGGAAGACGCCAACGGCTGGGACATCAACACTGCGGCATTCGAGTGGTTCTACGAGTCCGGGGTGTCGGTCGTGATGCCGGTCGGCGGGCAGTCGAGCTTCTACGCCGACTGGTATCAGCCCGCCGCCAACAGTGCCGGCGTAGTGACCTACAAGTGGGAGACCTTCCTGACTCAGGAGCTTCCGGGGTGGCTGGCCGCCAACCGGGGCCAGGACCCTCGCGGAAATGCCGTTGTGGGCCTGTCGATGTCGGGTGGCGCTGCGCTGAACCTCGCGACCTGGTATCCCACCCAGTTCGTCTTCGCGAGCTCGCTGTCCGGTTACCTCAATCCGTCGGCCGGCCTGTGGCCGACGCTGATCGGCTTCGCGATGAAGGACGCCGGGGGTTTCAACCCACAGAACATGTGGGGACCGACCAGCGACGTGGCGTGGCGGCGCAACGATCCGATGGTCAACGTCGGCCGGCTGGCGGCCAACGGCACCGCACTGTGGGTCTACTGCGGCGGAGGCGTGGCCGCCGAACTCGACACCGGCAACGACTTCGGCGGCAACTTCAGCGCGGGGTACCTGGAGAACATCACACTGTCGACGAACAAGGAGTTCCAGCAGAAGTACCTCGCTGCCGGTGGCCACAACGCGGTGTTCAACTTCCCCGCGAAGGGCACCCACAGCTGGGGATACTGGGGTGCACAGCTGCAGGCGATGAAACCGGACCTGCTGCGGGTGCTGGGGGTGGGGGTCGCTCCACCGCCCCCTCCGCCCGCCGCCTCGGTCCCGGCACCGCCCGTGCCGCCGGCCATCGCGCCGGCCGGCCCCCCGCCGGCACCCGGTCCGTGA
- a CDS encoding cation transporter, whose translation MSTDEAVVAHRRDVLSRRIRWFVAATISYNVVEAIVAITEGARVSSSALIGFGLDSVIEVSSAAAVAWQFAGRDPEAREKVALRVIAFSFFGLAAFVTVDAVRALSGIGEARHSTVGIVLAAVSLVVMPVLSWAQRRAGRELGSISAVADSKQTLLCTYLSAVLLAGLVLNSAVGWSWADPAAALVIAAVAVREGREAWRGETCRDGCR comes from the coding sequence ATGTCTACCGATGAAGCCGTCGTGGCACACCGGCGCGACGTCCTTTCGCGACGTATCCGGTGGTTTGTCGCGGCCACCATCTCCTACAACGTGGTCGAGGCGATCGTCGCGATCACCGAAGGTGCCCGGGTGTCGTCGTCGGCGCTGATCGGGTTCGGGCTGGATTCGGTGATCGAGGTGTCGTCGGCCGCGGCGGTGGCGTGGCAGTTCGCCGGTCGCGATCCCGAAGCCCGGGAGAAGGTCGCGTTACGGGTGATCGCGTTCTCGTTCTTCGGACTGGCGGCGTTCGTGACGGTCGACGCCGTTCGCGCGCTGTCTGGTATCGGTGAGGCACGGCACTCGACGGTCGGGATCGTGCTCGCCGCGGTCAGCCTCGTGGTCATGCCGGTCTTGTCGTGGGCGCAGCGCCGGGCCGGTCGTGAGCTGGGGTCGATATCGGCTGTGGCCGATTCGAAGCAGACGCTCCTGTGCACCTATCTCTCGGCGGTGCTGCTGGCGGGCCTGGTGCTCAACAGCGCCGTCGGGTGGTCATGGGCCGATCCGGCGGCCGCGCTGGTGATCGCCGCCGTGGCGGTCAGAGAAGGCCGGGAAGCCTGGCGCGGGGAGACCTGCCGCGACGGCTGTCGCTGA
- a CDS encoding ArsR/SmtB family transcription factor — protein MYCRAVLTLTHTDALARFGHALSDTTRTRILLRLNRAPGYPSELAEQLGVSRQILSNHLSCLRGCGLVVAAPEGRRTRYELADPRIGAALTDLLGLVLGVDPNCCCAGAGGNGCECC, from the coding sequence ATGTACTGTCGAGCGGTGCTGACGCTGACCCACACCGACGCCCTCGCGCGTTTCGGCCATGCACTGTCGGACACCACACGCACGCGAATCCTGCTGCGGTTGAACCGAGCACCTGGCTATCCCTCGGAATTGGCCGAACAACTCGGCGTCAGCCGGCAGATTCTGTCGAACCATCTGTCCTGTCTGCGTGGCTGCGGCCTGGTGGTGGCGGCGCCGGAGGGGCGACGTACCCGCTACGAACTGGCAGACCCCCGTATCGGCGCGGCGCTCACCGACCTGCTGGGGCTGGTGCTGGGGGTGGACCCGAACTGCTGTTGCGCCGGAGCCGGCGGCAACGGGTGCGAGTGCTGCTGA
- a CDS encoding ClC family H(+)/Cl(-) exchange transporter: MTEPVAGSDRRAESRRGWIFICATAVVAGVAIGFIGGAFRWCLQTADRLRIDFVEWAHELTGPGWLAPMAAAALGATLAALIVRWVPLAAGSGIQHVEAVYRGDAQAPLLVLLPAKFIGGILSIGSGLVLGREGPTVHMGAAIGAEAARRARLPDPDIRMMQTAVGGAGLAVAFNAPIGGTLFALEEVTKSFRLPAVLATLLAAATAVGCVRFILGNDPDFFVTSVDTPALGWLPLFVVFGLLTGFLGAVYNRLVLWFLDHVGGLRRVSAIAKAALIGAIVGLAMFVYPQAVGGGDTLTQLILGGHEIVLPVVIGYLLVRFVAGPLSYSAAVPGGLFAPLLAVGALWGLLFVGVTDPLLPADVAALAIPMALVGMAAFFGATVRAPVTGIVVVIEMTATTAVAIPMLAATAAAVLVTELIGSPPIYDSLRERMLPEAER; this comes from the coding sequence ATGACGGAGCCGGTGGCCGGCAGCGACCGCCGCGCCGAATCCCGGCGCGGGTGGATCTTCATCTGCGCAACCGCCGTCGTGGCGGGTGTGGCGATCGGTTTCATCGGCGGCGCCTTCCGCTGGTGTCTGCAGACCGCGGACCGGTTGCGGATCGACTTCGTCGAATGGGCGCACGAACTGACGGGTCCGGGATGGTTGGCACCCATGGCGGCCGCAGCGCTCGGCGCGACGCTGGCAGCGCTGATCGTGCGCTGGGTGCCCCTGGCCGCCGGCAGCGGTATCCAGCACGTGGAAGCCGTCTACCGGGGCGACGCCCAGGCCCCGCTGCTCGTTCTCCTGCCCGCGAAGTTCATCGGCGGGATCTTGTCCATCGGTTCCGGACTCGTGCTCGGGCGCGAAGGACCGACGGTGCACATGGGCGCGGCGATCGGCGCTGAGGCGGCCCGCCGTGCGCGGCTTCCCGACCCGGACATCCGGATGATGCAGACGGCCGTCGGGGGCGCGGGTCTCGCTGTCGCCTTCAACGCGCCGATCGGCGGCACGCTTTTCGCGCTCGAGGAAGTGACCAAATCGTTCCGGCTACCGGCGGTGTTGGCGACCCTGCTCGCGGCCGCGACCGCCGTCGGCTGTGTCCGCTTCATCCTCGGAAACGACCCCGACTTCTTCGTCACGTCCGTCGACACCCCGGCGCTGGGATGGTTACCCCTTTTCGTGGTGTTCGGGCTGCTGACCGGATTCCTCGGTGCGGTGTACAACCGGTTGGTGCTGTGGTTCCTCGACCATGTCGGCGGGTTACGTCGGGTCTCGGCGATCGCCAAGGCCGCGCTGATCGGGGCCATCGTCGGCCTCGCGATGTTCGTCTACCCGCAGGCCGTCGGGGGAGGCGACACGTTGACGCAGTTGATTCTCGGCGGCCACGAGATCGTGCTCCCCGTGGTGATCGGATACCTGCTGGTGCGCTTCGTCGCCGGGCCGCTGTCGTACTCGGCTGCGGTTCCGGGTGGACTGTTCGCGCCGTTGCTCGCGGTCGGCGCGCTGTGGGGGCTGCTCTTCGTGGGCGTGACGGACCCGCTGTTGCCCGCCGACGTCGCGGCACTCGCGATCCCGATGGCGCTGGTCGGCATGGCGGCATTCTTCGGAGCCACGGTGCGGGCACCTGTGACGGGCATCGTCGTCGTCATCGAGATGACGGCCACCACGGCCGTTGCCATTCCGATGCTGGCCGCCACGGCCGCGGCCGTACTGGTCACCGAGCTGATCGGATCGCCACCCATCTACGACTCCCTGCGGGAGCGCATGCTTCCCGAAGCGGAGCGCTGA
- a CDS encoding SCP2 sterol-binding domain-containing protein: MGVFKDGDEAASYIAGIFEEAVADESIADQLAASGVVLQLNCTDPDIQVTVDMPNKKVITGSCDLSPTVAMSMTSDMANQFWQGKLNLAVALAKGQVRAKGPVPKILKLVPVAKKLFPRYEESLRAEGRTDLLAV, from the coding sequence ATGGGCGTTTTCAAAGACGGCGACGAGGCGGCGAGCTACATCGCCGGGATCTTCGAGGAGGCGGTGGCGGACGAATCGATCGCCGACCAACTCGCGGCATCCGGTGTCGTGCTGCAACTCAATTGCACCGACCCCGACATCCAGGTCACGGTCGACATGCCCAACAAGAAGGTGATCACCGGGAGCTGCGACCTCTCGCCCACCGTGGCAATGTCGATGACCTCCGACATGGCCAATCAATTCTGGCAGGGCAAACTGAACCTGGCTGTCGCGCTGGCCAAGGGCCAGGTCCGCGCCAAGGGTCCGGTACCGAAAATCCTCAAGCTCGTGCCCGTCGCCAAGAAGCTCTTTCCCCGCTATGAGGAGTCGTTGCGGGCCGAGGGGCGCACCGACTTACTGGCTGTTTGA
- a CDS encoding NADH-quinone oxidoreductase subunit I, which yields MSGVRRGHFYIDDTCIGCGACEHACPGRVDAISKNTQDFLGRFVIDLEQCIDCGKCVPLCPVDCIHDGRVEPEFVPDNGYTKIAKLHDWAARKDS from the coding sequence ATGAGCGGGGTTCGGCGCGGCCACTTCTACATCGATGACACGTGCATCGGGTGCGGAGCGTGTGAACATGCGTGCCCGGGCCGGGTCGACGCAATATCCAAGAACACCCAGGATTTCCTCGGCCGATTCGTCATCGACCTCGAACAGTGCATCGACTGCGGGAAATGCGTGCCGCTGTGCCCGGTCGACTGCATTCACGACGGCCGAGTGGAACCCGAGTTCGTGCCGGACAACGGCTACACGAAGATCGCCAAGCTGCACGACTGGGCGGCCCGCAAAGACAGCTGA
- a CDS encoding ferritin-like domain-containing protein: protein MQALPSETPLEDEALAAYEKKFREDNTIWAELLQENLDRLGRGSFSLHWMDTEKANWGVRARPSSRGLTYTDINRPPAYGTLPEHNASRNFAPRGSVRDPYAEQMPTIDAYDILDKKEAWADNVMTLYEEAKARQWNSTSDIPWSELEPVSEDLEKAACQLATSLTEVEFVAGDFPSRWVYRTSPDFYEIKNFLVTQMMDEARHMEVFRKRALAGGGGLLHANPALEWALKAILESPSHTQGTFLLNVLGEGLVLTIFRAGEFLAKTHVDKEIFRRCMQDEARHVSYGTLELKNFLDSSTNRDKALSDMHRFADLGEQIILTALSSPALLEPLAVLMGGGVDKIDDGMEGVSFLWGTIVEEYLQRCDRAGFDRREKVTIPLEMPWTA from the coding sequence ATGCAGGCACTACCGAGCGAAACTCCGCTCGAAGACGAGGCCTTGGCCGCGTATGAGAAGAAGTTCCGCGAGGACAACACGATCTGGGCCGAGCTGTTGCAGGAAAACCTCGACCGCCTGGGACGCGGCTCGTTCTCGCTGCACTGGATGGACACCGAGAAGGCGAATTGGGGGGTACGGGCGCGGCCGAGTTCGCGGGGATTGACCTACACCGACATCAACCGCCCCCCGGCCTACGGCACGCTGCCCGAACACAACGCGTCACGTAACTTCGCGCCGCGCGGCTCGGTCCGCGACCCTTACGCCGAGCAGATGCCGACCATCGACGCCTACGACATCCTGGACAAGAAGGAAGCGTGGGCGGACAACGTGATGACGCTGTACGAAGAGGCCAAGGCGAGGCAGTGGAACTCCACCAGCGACATCCCTTGGAGCGAGCTGGAGCCGGTCAGCGAGGACCTGGAGAAGGCCGCGTGTCAGCTGGCCACCTCGCTGACCGAGGTCGAGTTCGTCGCCGGTGACTTCCCGTCGCGCTGGGTGTACCGCACCTCACCGGATTTCTACGAGATCAAGAATTTCCTCGTGACGCAGATGATGGACGAGGCCCGCCACATGGAGGTGTTCCGCAAGCGGGCGCTGGCCGGCGGTGGCGGCTTGTTGCACGCCAACCCGGCTCTGGAGTGGGCGCTGAAGGCGATCCTCGAATCGCCGAGCCACACCCAGGGCACGTTCCTTCTCAATGTCTTGGGTGAAGGGCTTGTTCTCACCATCTTCCGGGCCGGTGAATTCCTGGCCAAGACGCATGTGGACAAGGAGATCTTCCGGCGTTGCATGCAAGACGAGGCCCGGCACGTCTCGTACGGCACGCTGGAGTTGAAGAACTTCCTCGACAGCTCCACCAACCGCGACAAGGCGCTGTCGGATATGCACCGCTTCGCCGACCTGGGCGAGCAGATCATCCTCACCGCGCTGAGCAGCCCCGCACTGCTCGAGCCGCTAGCGGTTCTCATGGGCGGTGGAGTCGACAAGATCGACGACGGCATGGAGGGCGTGTCCTTCCTGTGGGGAACCATCGTCGAGGAGTATCTGCAACGCTGCGATCGCGCGGGTTTCGACCGCCGCGAGAAGGTGACGATCCCGTTGGAGATGCCGTGGACGGCGTGA
- a CDS encoding 2Fe-2S iron-sulfur cluster-binding protein, with product MTKITYVDHNGESRTVDGIAGESLMEAAVSNLVPGIDGDCGGACACATCHVHVEADWLDKLPPIEPTEKSMLEFCEGADGTSRLGCQIKIGPALDGIVVSTPIAQH from the coding sequence ATGACCAAGATCACCTACGTAGACCACAACGGAGAATCCAGAACCGTCGACGGGATCGCCGGCGAGTCTCTGATGGAGGCCGCGGTGTCGAACCTGGTGCCAGGCATCGACGGTGACTGCGGCGGTGCATGTGCCTGCGCCACCTGCCACGTGCACGTCGAAGCCGACTGGCTCGACAAACTACCGCCGATAGAGCCCACCGAAAAGTCCATGCTGGAATTCTGCGAAGGCGCCGACGGGACGTCTCGGCTGGGCTGCCAGATCAAGATCGGCCCGGCTCTCGACGGCATCGTAGTCAGCACTCCAATCGCCCAGCACTGA
- a CDS encoding oxidoreductase C-terminal domain-containing protein, which produces MIEGISGPPPTGEGAVGVGTTETACPPAATGLSRGSDRVAIRGEPDTTSFAAFYWRDGRIPAAVSLDWVLPLSAIQPKSATLVALTAKGLK; this is translated from the coding sequence GTGATCGAAGGCATTTCTGGCCCGCCGCCTACCGGTGAAGGGGCTGTTGGGGTCGGTACCACCGAGACCGCCTGCCCGCCTGCGGCCACCGGCCTGAGCCGCGGTTCTGACCGGGTAGCGATTCGTGGCGAGCCGGACACCACGTCGTTCGCAGCGTTTTACTGGCGCGACGGTCGGATACCCGCCGCGGTATCACTCGACTGGGTGCTGCCCTTGTCCGCTATCCAACCCAAATCGGCGACCTTAGTTGCCCTTACTGCAAAAGGATTGAAATGA